The window tttagtcACTGATCATGATTTCGCCCAAGATTTTGAAATCTTCTGTTATATGTAATCAAGCGTGCGTTtactaacaaaaatattaaatcatataatttttaaatagtaaattaagaatatcatatgaaattatattaattaatttatgaatttaacatatcatatgaagttACGTCAATTTacagatttaattttttgagatcTTTTGGTGACTGGAACACAAATCTATTAAATGTCATGTTTGCTTATTATTAAAGACTTGTCATGTAAAATTCCTTTTTCTACCAACCTACCTTTTATCATTATATCTTTGAGAGGCGATAAAGATCACATGCAACGTATAGCTCAATCCGACTTAATTgagctataatatatatatatatatatatatatatatatatatataatggtggcTCTAAAGCTATGGTTGGGAGCTcctagttcattttttttacatatattttttaatatttgttttaaaataaaatattattaaaaaatacatacttaatcattaaataataaataaataaataatccaatGGTTGCTTCCGGTGGGAGCTACCAGCGGGAAGAGtagttttttttctatatatattataaattttttagaattctgtTTTAAATGTTGAGTGATTATGTAAAAATGATGaagttatataaattaataaatcagGTGAGTTAGTGTGCAACTCATGATAGTAGTTtagattattataattaatcatgCAAGGTTGAGTAGCTGTTAAAAGAAGAAGACAACGGATAGAAAGAGTGGGTGGGGGCAAGCAAAGGGATCGTGGAGATGGTGGCTTAGGAAGGTTTCTCCACTTACAACATTGAATGATGTTTGCTTTGAATTcgagatattattattattattattattattattagtccCTCGgatatataagtatatttatgaaaaatgatattatgcTGCTTAAATTTACTCACTCAATTTGActgctcatatattttattttatttttaattattttttacttaataattaagaaaatgactattaatatattggtgtttgtttttaaaaatgtttaacaaatatttaaaagaataagtacaaaaaaaaaagtacaatttgcaTGGCATAGTAGCACTactttaaatataaagagaGATAGATATATGAAGTGAccatacattatatactaatgcTTGTGAGTATATTTCACATGttattaaatgtttaataaatattttaagattgtGGCCTCATTGACATAAATTCACAACCTTTGAAATAGAGATCTTGAATTTGAAACCCCATTTCCAAAtgtatatgaatatatatatatatatatatatatgagtattttatatatctatctttaCTTGAAGAACTCAACTTCGGATAAAAATTAAGGAAATCTCGACACGTCTACCCTTTTCTTTGGGTGTTGTTAGAAGAGATTTTGTAACCAAAACCATTTACTTTTGTCTCATGATACTTCTAGGTGACTGTGACTTAACTGCCACGTGGAAACAACCCACATTAAGCCAAAAACAGCATATAATTATAGGAGAATAAACTCTTGGGTTATCTTATATTCcaaacaatttttatatatatagtcacttTTACGTATTCTTTATACACTTTACAAATATGGTAGAACttaccatttattttatattaaaaaaagttacgCAACTAATCACATCAGTGTAGTAcataaaaaatacgtaaaagtgactacacataaaatttttttactataaaataaatgttaagtTCTGTCACATTAGTGGAGTGCGCAAGAGTATGcaaaagtgaatatatatagcaaaactaatatttcaaatatattttggcTGTTTTTTTATCCTTCCTAGCACGTGTGATCACAAGGAATAAGATAGGGCTTGAAATAAACTTGGATCTAGAGCTGTCatggaagaaaaaacaaaaggtcCATTCCAACGCGTAAGAAAAAACCAAAGCCTTGTGGTTGAAGTTAGAGAAAAGATGGAAGTCTTTGAAAAacatagagatgagatgaaagttttatAGATTTTTGTATAAATGTGAGTTGTAtctaaaaacaattttaaataataaatttataatcttattgttggagttatttatttttaaaaaaatcgaggGCCAGCTGAGGGCCAATGACCATGTcgatttttctgttttattttttttaataatctgaATTCTAATTAAAATAGGGTAGTGTTAGTTTGCCACTattacaaatttctttttttttttaattttttcttctctctctttttttattatatatttttttaatatattttaatattttaaaaaaataaaaaaatatttcaatacactaataataactttcttaatcaacaagtaaaaaaaattaaatacatggaCGGTCAAAATGAGACGACGTAGTAACATTATTCattaaaatagtatatatttatgcaaattagataaaatatattgagatgaaaagttttgtatgcttgaaaaaaagttgaaaacatttattttaccGTAAATGAATATCTATTCTACTGTAGATAGAAAATTAGTACATgacttaatattatatacaactCTAAAGTCAGCTAAAATGAgcgtttttttttatttttatttttgttattatttaaaatgCTACTTTTGTTTTAATCTTAATACTTATTATCTTCAATTATAGTTAATGATATATTGTagttgattttatataaaaaagtatttaaaaataataatttattatacatcATGTGTAAGAATAACTGATATTTCCACCACCCATAACCTACgcgacataatttgatttaaaatatgaattttatatattaaattatattacgtGGGTGCAgaagtttttttaataacatttctatatataaatgtaaaatatgaatatatattttttttgttctagtaaaatatgaatatttagtaaCCTGCAACCACCCCGACCTTACTCTATttattaaacaattaaaaactCAAACGCAACCaaaatcctttttatttatttatttatattattattatttttatataaatataactgaaaaacaaaaaaggaaagtcAAGCCGAGCTGCTGCTCCGGAAACCTCCAGAGAGTTGACAAATGGATGACACGGGAGGGAATAATATAGGACACGTGTCAGTCAACGGTGCTCTAATGAAATCTCCTCCGCCCGATCCAACGGTGATTACGGCTCGCCTACCCAAGTCATGTTCATTGGGCTTTGCTCTTTGACTTTTTCGATCCCCACCAGAATAAATGATACCTACACGCGCTATTTGTGGGGGTGAAACATAACCGCCTAAATCTTGCACACTTATAAACGAGAATTTGGTCCACGCTCTCAAGTGACACGTAGGGCTCGTAGGCTTAATCTACTCATCTAGACCTAAACCCATGAGTTTATTTAAACCGTACCCCTTAGTCAACGCCTCACCCAACACAAaagcatttaaaatataaataaaaacaaacagaaaaaagatatattttcctAATTATACTATCTTTTCAAAAACTCAACCTTAAAAGTCAGCGCTTCTGTCTTCAAccacttcttcttttctcttctccttaTTCTCAGCTTCCCTTTGGCTTTCTCTTTAGATAATGAATCCGCCATGAGATAAGAGTCACAGAGATAGATATTTTTGGGTTGCTCAAACAGAAAAAAGACTCcaattttttcattctttttggTGATGGGGAACGGCTTGGGAAAGATAACAATCTGTTTCACCTGCGGCGAAGAGGCTCGCCGGAGGCAGGAGATACCTGTTCTACTCTCGGGTCCAGAGGGCCACTCCTTCTGCTACGTAAGACCTGACCCGACACTACTTTCTTCCTCCAAGGTCCACTCCGAAGAGACAACTACCTTTAAAACTATCTCCGGCGCGTCAGTGAGCGCCAACACGTGGACTCCTCTGTCCACGGCTATCGTCGACGACTATTCATACCACGGTATCGAGCGAGCGGTGACGTTCGAGAGTTCCACCTCGTTCGCATCGATTCCTCTCCAACCAATCCCGAGGAATCTGATGAATTCGGGCCCGATTTCTGGTAGCTTGTACGGAGTTCCAGGCTCTGGCCCCCTCGAAAGAGGATTCCTATCGGGTCCGATTGAGCGGAGCTTCATGTCCGGCCCGGTTGATCCCGGGCTGTACTCCGGTCCAATCGAAAAGGGTTACTCTGATCAGTTCCAAAGGAGCTTCTCCCATGGGGGTTTCGCTTTCAGACCTAGATCGAGAAAGAGGAAGCTGATTCGTGTGCTTCAGCGAGCAATATCGAAGGCCATGTCTCGGGGGCAGCAAAACTCGATGGTTGCTCCGATCAAAGGCGGCGTCGTGAAAGAGCCTGATTGGTTTGTAGGGCCGGAGAAGCATCACAATGAGAATTTGACCGTGAGTAGCGTGAATTTCAGTAGTGATGGTAGCTTAGAAGACGACGACTACTTCGAAAGTCAGAATCTTCATTGGGCTCAAGGAAAAGCAGGGGAGGATCGGGTCCACGTCGTCGTTTCGGAGGAGCGCGGCTGGGTATTCGTTGGGATTTACGATGGATTCAACGGCCCCGACGCGCCCGATTACTTGCTATCGAATTTATACTCTGCCGTTCACAAGGAGCTCAAGGGTTTATTGTGGGACGACGGATTTGGATCTGCGACGAGCACAATCACTTCTGCCGCTGCCACTTCCTCCCCTGTTCTATCACAGACTTCCAATTCCGAGTCCAATTCCAGTTCGGAAATGGAATATTCCTTGAGGAATCGGACGGCGGGTGATGCTTGTGCCCGGGGCGTAGTTGAGGAGCCGGAGAATTACCCGTGTGCTAGTGGGGATGACGGGAAGCGAAAGAGGGGAAAGAAAAGTTCTTCGAGCAGCAAAAAGAAATGGGAGGAGAATcagaggaggtggtggtggaagTGTGAGTGGGACCGGGAGAGAGTGGAGCTCGACCGGAGATTGAAGGAACAGTTACAGAAGAGTAGTTGTAAGTCTGCGTCGGATGGGTCGCAAACGATCAATCACGCAGATGTGTTGAAAGCGCTTTCGCAAGCTCTGACGAAGACAGAGGAGACCTATTTGGAGATTGCCGACAACATGGTTGCGGAAAATCCGGAGTTGGCGTTGATGGGTTCGTGTGTGCTGGTAATGCTAATGAAAGGTGAGGATGTGTATGTGATGAATGTGGGTGATAGTCGAGCCGTGTTAGCTCAGAAGGCTGAGCCCGATTACTGGATTGGCAGGACTCGGGATGACTTGGAGAGGATCACCGAAGAAACAACGCATGATCTGGAAGCGTCCGACGGCGATAGGCCCAGCACATGCCCGAATCTGACTGCTTTTCAGCTTAGCGTGGATCATAGCACTGATGTAGATGAGGTACAAAACACTCTTTGAAGTGTTGTTTTTAAAAGGAGATTGTTCTGGTCGATTGAATGTTTTGATTAGATTTCTCTCTTGCCTTTTTGTTTTGATGGATCAATGTTGGGTTGCATTGCAGGAGGTCCAGAGAATAAAGAATGAACATCCAGATGATGGTTGTGCTGTGATGAACGATCGTGTTAAGGGTTTGAAGGTCACTCGAGCTTTTGGTGCTGGGTTTCTCAAGAAGGTACCTTAACATTCTTAGCTTCCTAGATTTCAGTTTTCTTTCATGATTGCAACTTGAACATTGACAAATAGTTCGGCATCCTTTACTGGTGCTTGAAAAAGTAAATCCTGGAACATGGGATAGATGATGGTTGGGAATGAGAATTCTGAGAGATAGGCATATGTACAAAATCATGCACATTCACTCACAATGGTAATGATGTACATTTCCAGTACCATTGATTACCGTGATCTCATATTCATTAGCTTAATAGAGCACTTAATTTTTCCATAGAGATGCACTAACTACTAGAATGATACCTTGGAAATTAATTTCATGTGAAGTGGAAGAAAGCAATGAGTGATGCTGCTTTTGGCATGAACTACTGCCGGAAACATTGGAAAGAATCCAACTGTTTGTGTGAAAACTTCTaaatgatagaagctttgaGACATGGATAGTTGAATCTGCTCATCAGCCAAATGAAGCCCATTGTTTCTGTATAACTATTACATAGACAACAATGTGCATTGCTTTCTGCCCCTCAAACAGATGAGGTTTGTAAGCATGTGTCTGATAGGAGAGTTAAGTGTTCCTAGCAGAAATCTGTCAGAATAGATTGATAGTGGAACAATTTGGTAAATTGGTGGTTTTATGTTTGCGTTTGGTCCTGCAGAAATCTATCTGcctaaatttcttgttttaatgaGACGTTTTCTTGGTGTCTGCAGCCAAAATGGAACAATGCACTTTTGGAGACGTTCAGAATAGACTATGTAGGGACTTCACCTTATATCAATTGTGTTCCATCTCTATACCACCATAGCTTAGGTCCAAAAGACAGATTTTTGATATTATCTTCAGATGGACTCTATCAATACATGACGAATGAAGAAGCTGTTTCTGAAGTTGAACAATTCATCACATTGCAACCTGAAGGAGACCCAGCACAACATCTGGTTGAGGAAGTGTTATTCCGTGCTGCAAAGAAAGCTGgtatgtttcaaatttcaataaggAATAGGCTTTTTTATGGAATAGAAACATTTTAACTAACTAATTTCTGAAATCGAAAAAATAAGTGATTTTGGGTTTGGTTAATTTCAGGTATGGATTTCCACGACTTACTCGAAATTCCACACGGGGATCGACGGCGTTACCATGATGATGTTTCCATCATTGTTATTTCTTTGGAGGGAAGAATATGGAAGTCATGGGTATAAGTAGAGAAAACCACAGATACAAGTTATAGAGACATCTGTTACAAAGTCAGTCAGCATTACCCCTATTTTGCTGTTTCTTCCTGGTCCCCTTGGTAATACTAGGAATTAAGCTCCAGGTACTGCTTCAGGGTCTTAGTTGGCAATTTACTGGGTGGTGATGAGTGTAAAGGTGTGAAAGCTGGTTCATGTTAAATAGAAATGTcaatgaaaaattgtgatatTCAAATAAATGGCATTCCTTTTTGAAAAGGGTTTTGTTCGGAATCAccacaactatcatttctctgcAATTCTTTTTTATCACAACTATATGAGGTTGGAAACACACTTTGTCATCTCAGCATCAGCATCTTTTCCCTTATAAGTTGTAAATAATTCACCACTTGTTTCCCAACATCTACTCATTTGAGAATACTAGGTTTTTGTATTTGTGTTCTATCCTTTTCCCTTTCCAATTTGACAATGATGCATTGGTTGCAGAAGCACCATATTCCTAGGCAACACACAAACAAATTTAACCAAGATGTCCAAGTTGGCAACTAAGTTGTTGGTGCTCATTTTCATTCCCTTTACTGCCTTGTTGGAGAACAAACAAATCTGGTTTTGGGGAATCATAAACTTTGACACAAAAAATCACAGAACTTTGGtggaaaggtttttttttttttttttttagtcggGGAGGGGGGTCGAACCCAAGACCTCCATTTTGGAGGTTTGGTGGAAAGTTCATGAATATTGCAGATGCCATTTTCAAAGTTAAAAATGGGGCAAGATCAGCAGCACAACGGAGTAGTAGATCATGCTTATGTTGCAAGAATTAGTCAATTCCACACAATTCCTTCTTTTGCTCAGtctctatttctctttttttgcaATCAAGGAGTTGAACTTCAAAaccttcttttatttaagttgtCCTTAGTAACTTGATACAATATAAAACCTTCTGCAGAAAAATGGTATCAGGCATAGAATATACATATGTCACCCTTTGATTACAATATATGGATATCTTTTGCCTATGCCACGTGGAGAAACAAGAGCCCTGTGATGGACCTTCTTTGGAGGACCCAATTATAGTTAATCCTAACTGCTAGTGATGGACCTGCTATCTACATGAATGGATGGTAAATGTTATGCAGGTGGGATAGGTTGGTATTAATGAAAACCTGTCATTTggtcaataaatttatttctaacCAAGATTCCGGCAGTTtgtcatttcattattataattttttcatattttttaaaataataataataaaaaaataatattttaacaatattttttttaattttcaacaaaaactattttatctcatctcttagATCCGAACCATCCTATTCTTTCTCTGCAAAATTCCACCTATCCCAAGCACTTCTTTCGTTGCTAGCTAGGTAGAGTCACGGGGTCTTGTTTTTTCGATATGAgaatttcttgaaaatttcataattatttaaatatcattttgagatatatatatatatatatatatatatatgtatgtaaagaaAACTCTGTTGATGTTTgcgctttattttttttttctataatatttttagttaaagtgattgattttgatatttgtaatttttttttttttttttgtgattgaaaCAATGCTTAAAggccttttttttccttggtaATTAAAAGACGTTTCTatgaaaaatgagaattttcaaatatctaaatacttttctctaatatatatgtatgcatgcatataatataaatatatttatatatatatatatatatatatatatatgagttttgttACTCACAAGCCGTGCATTAATACACtacttatagtataattttaaaaaaagtcaaaacatcAAACATTTCTTAATATAAGTAATGCAGAAGACTTCCACATCAACTGCATATtgggtatataaaaaaaaaaaaaaaaaaaaaaagcttataaACAAATTCTCTATATATCATCTATTTATTAGTCCCTCACACAAATTCTGGAAAACATCTGGGCTAATAGAACTGTATTAATTAGTCCAATCCAATACTTGGGCTAATGAAGTGCCTCCAAAATCACTTCCAAACACTGAACAAGGGAGGGAAAACCCAGAAATGTGACCTCATGGATCTGCATTTATCACACATGAATACTTCGTCAATTGTTCTTAGAGCTtctgattgattttttttttcttctgtatCATGACGAAAATGAGAATTATCTGTGTTGATAACTAATCATCACcaacaaaaaatgataaattaatatgatattatttatgagaaattctatttacagtcttgAGTGGGAGACTTCATGTACAGTTCCATTGATGaatgagagtgaaagaaaaaaaatatatcattttaaaaataatattattataatttaattttttttaaacataattatataagctTGCATAAACATTTTCGATTTTTAGGTAACCTCATAAAAAGAAGCGTTGAAATATCGGTTGGTAAGCGGGGGCATCCATGCAAAGTAGGCTTCAACCAGTTAACCATTCATGTCTATCTGGTGGGAAAGTCACAGTTCTCGAACGGCTGACTGATAGGTTCTGGGGGAGGTCCAGTTGATCATTCACCAGCTTGATCCATTTGGAgactgtatgtagactaactcattatatattatatcaaagtTTTTGAAACGAgatataaaaacctaaaatttgtGGAGCGCGAGTCAATTAGCAGTCTAACGAGGTGTGTTTCTGCCTTATTGAACCTAGACTAATGACATTTTTTCTTCTAGTTTTATCATTAgtatgaattacataatttattaatgTGCCATATTTTGGGTATCTCTTAAAATGTGCTATAtgtaacaaatataaatataattaaagataataatatttatgtaacgCTCTGATCTCAGAGGTCCAAAGAGTTAGGTCCTGTTACTTAAAATGATCTACCataacacaattatatatactccaaaaactctataaaatataaacttatttgttcaacacaaatatatatgtttctccACAGGGATACTAAACAAATAcctcaacataaaaaaataaaatctctataaaaaTTAGGGAATATTCATGTCTCAAAATACCCagaaaaacataaattaaaatctaCTAAATATGACTCTCCAATAATTATTTGTACCTTTTATAACTGATTCCTCTATGATAATCAAATATTACTAATACTTCATACTCTTGTTTTtcagttgaaccatcaaaattatctgaaaaatattgtggagataaggggtgagttatcaacaactcaataagcagagaacatatactagtatgtaaacataagcatttaaagaattcaaaatgcagaacaaaatatttttactttcaaaataca is drawn from Juglans regia cultivar Chandler chromosome 5, Walnut 2.0, whole genome shotgun sequence and contains these coding sequences:
- the LOC109002653 gene encoding probable protein phosphatase 2C 4, coding for MGNGLGKITICFTCGEEARRRQEIPVLLSGPEGHSFCYVRPDPTLLSSSKVHSEETTTFKTISGASVSANTWTPLSTAIVDDYSYHGIERAVTFESSTSFASIPLQPIPRNLMNSGPISGSLYGVPGSGPLERGFLSGPIERSFMSGPVDPGLYSGPIEKGYSDQFQRSFSHGGFAFRPRSRKRKLIRVLQRAISKAMSRGQQNSMVAPIKGGVVKEPDWFVGPEKHHNENLTVSSVNFSSDGSLEDDDYFESQNLHWAQGKAGEDRVHVVVSEERGWVFVGIYDGFNGPDAPDYLLSNLYSAVHKELKGLLWDDGFGSATSTITSAAATSSPVLSQTSNSESNSSSEMEYSLRNRTAGDACARGVVEEPENYPCASGDDGKRKRGKKSSSSSKKKWEENQRRWWWKCEWDRERVELDRRLKEQLQKSSCKSASDGSQTINHADVLKALSQALTKTEETYLEIADNMVAENPELALMGSCVLVMLMKGEDVYVMNVGDSRAVLAQKAEPDYWIGRTRDDLERITEETTHDLEASDGDRPSTCPNLTAFQLSVDHSTDVDEEVQRIKNEHPDDGCAVMNDRVKGLKVTRAFGAGFLKKPKWNNALLETFRIDYVGTSPYINCVPSLYHHSLGPKDRFLILSSDGLYQYMTNEEAVSEVEQFITLQPEGDPAQHLVEEVLFRAAKKAGMDFHDLLEIPHGDRRRYHDDVSIIVISLEGRIWKSWV